A window from Salvelinus sp. IW2-2015 unplaced genomic scaffold, ASM291031v2 Un_scaffold3030, whole genome shotgun sequence encodes these proteins:
- the LOC112075208 gene encoding LOW QUALITY PROTEIN: transmembrane protein 131-like (The sequence of the model RefSeq protein was modified relative to this genomic sequence to represent the inferred CDS: inserted 3 bases in 3 codons; deleted 8 bases in 5 codons) produces MAQAERTPSFLHLPVRGKTSCFGYLRVLFFALFHIAQANKQAFIQSDTILEVLHFGEGASCSPVDIPAAIGSRTAALMKSRPCFPSLPHYGSSFFLHSSPLQRGNSRPIRFEPPMLDFHEQPVGMPKMEKVYLHNPSAEEISLISISATTAHFHASFFQNRTVKAKEKSYSKLEIPYLAEVLDGYLGFDHTVTLXHIRDSVLEPVVKPIHLTNTFHFAIRIHDVSLPDEAKTMFLVQNFSEPVLIPPQESRYIFSLHFQPVRPSNHIDSNILLVTNASKFHLPVRAYTGFLEPFVLPPSLKENFLDFGVLSATEHSSILFVVVNSNPIELVIQPWLLXGESLSVELLKIERGNRTTVLXQTRELHSASASPHKTVILACGYYAAFRVTLVAKDLEGAYDGAIHITTDYQILTIPVKAVVAVGTLTSYPKHIVLPPSFPGKVVQQSLSMVSSFSQKVTLQQIHSLTEDSRFYYRRLKNNRDELEPKRKSKVAKIYFDASLQCGDHCYVGVPFVLKSESRPPGLSMQEDMWDVDVDLYQMLRRRWKALKESSGHMAEAVFEANADLQKNIETRVSAQLKWPSIMNSSQQVLFPLTSLTSSSEIEVVLENPADVPVYVQVLPLALYPNLRPSPTNWHTMFSLERLPHFNPDTMEFQVHRNHTPVARGSAGFAESTTQPYVYNLMLQPEEVRSLRVKFSPVSNHTVSSLLMLRNNLTVMEFLVVQGQGSYERLKVGGKAPGPGGFLRFKMTESLLKDCTDKMKSKEPNVTLRKSFKLENTGQLEINIQSTEINGRLCEGFGFKVLNCQEFSLKPNASKEIVILFTPDFTASRVIRELKFITTGGSYFVFSLNASLPYHMLAACAAVLPRPNWELELYVIISVIMSSLLEALGIWEPFKRRMCFESSTSMETGRPFDLREIVRLQSDAHMNGYGGEANHNSLRGMPGSASRAASRNTRGGHNRGPTQTPDPPLPARSKVSDSTPPLVNRPAARPGAPKQPQPAPENQQHPSQAGPSAPGRNPLDGPRRHSSEDSDYVSLVETMDKDLDRPESAEEGGIRMQFMAKTPKKKEEREKRNKGRAQGGEELREDNDDSSSTTTENSNPDIMEDNKGKKKYDTPEAHSKSKNKKPAAITKEKSQMDAKSSSLELPYVTPLENKRKSFNSKNVVVQQALASSSTTTTITRPIPPKPRVPRVKLEDFRPSLLAKFLFNEPVVQELGNSSGSEGEKDISPPPEWDCVPLHIAHNAVDSLQQISLQTMNADPFLKRPIETPPSSDPFLKRPIETPPSSDPLPEETHRNPSPSLIRGGSDVTASGIKNKLTKSVSVPGQNGNPTFAAVAAGFDKSPGCSAAKAAVGSRDRDVLQHLSSVESDGSDSSGLWSPVGNGRRPSLNSVNSFSAFGPRNTFNLSGVFSGMTSGRSAMEPQQSWPELHTTPSVWPNESLQPLQPWPIQPSSSSPATPTTSILGSSSMWGSSPPFSPSIWSTSPPSDSPLHSFSASSASPLTDLMGSTDSGTQLPAPTKPSPTQLSPSYNPWSMWRPTFSRRSSEPWPNQSDSSTG; encoded by the exons Ccctgtggacattcctgca GCAATAGGAAGTAGGACTGCAGCATTAATGAAAAGTCGTCCTTGtttcccttctcttcctcacTATGGTtcctctttttttctccacagCTCACCCTTACAAAGAGGGAACAGCAGGCCCATACGCTTTGAGCCGCCAATGCTGGACTTCCATGAACA GCCTGTTGGAATGCCAAAAATGGAGAAAGTTTATTTGCACAATCCTAGTGCAGAGGAAATAAGCTTGATATCTATATCAGCAACAACTGCACATTTTCATGCATCATTCTTTCAAAACAGG ACAGTAAAAGCGAAAGAGAAAAGCTACTCCAAACTTGAAATCCCATACCTAGCTGAAGTTCTAGATGG GTATTTGGGGTTTGACCATACGGTCACAT TTCACATCAGAGACAGTGTGTTAGAGCCAGTGGTCAAGCCCATCCACCTCACCAAC ACCTTCCACTTTGCCATCCGCATCCATGACGTGTCCCTTCCAGATGAAGCCAAGACCATGTTCTTA GTGCAGAACTTCAGTGAGCCGGTGTTGATCCCCCCTCAGGAGTCTCGCTACATCTTCTCCCTCCACTTCCAGCCCGTCCGGCCCTCCAATCACATCGACAGCAACATCCTGCTGGTCACCAACGCCTCCAAGTTCCACCTCCCCGTCCGCGCCTACACTGGATTCCTGGAg CCCTTTGTCCTGCCGCCCAGTCTG AAAGAGAACTTCCTGGACTTTGGTGTTCTCAGCGCTACAGAACACAGCAGCATCCTGTTTGTGGTTGTCAACAGCAACCCCATCGAG CTGGTGATCCAGCCGTGGCTGC AAGGAGAGAGTCTGAGTGTGGAGCTGTTGAAGATAGAGAGAGGCAACAGAACCACGGTGC TCCAAACCAGAGAGCTACACAGCGCCTCAGCTTCTCCTCACAAAACG GTGATCCTAGCCTGCGGCTACTACGCTGCCTTCCGGGTCACCCTGGTGGCTAAAGACCTGGAGGGGGCCTACGACGGAGCTATCCACATCACAACAGACTACCAG ATATTAACGATACCAGTGAAAGCAGTCGTTGCAGTGGGCACGTTGACCAGCTATCCCAAACATATTGTCCTCCCGCCATCTTTTCCG GGTAAAGTAGTGCAGCAGAGTCTAAGCATGGTGAGCTCGTTCTCTCAGAAGGTGACCCTGCAGCAGATCCACTCTCTGACTGAGGACTCACGTTTCTACTACAGGAGACTGAAGAACAACCGGGACGAGCTGGAACCCAAACGCAAGTCGAAGGTCGCCAAGATTTATTTTGACGCCAGCTTGCAGTGTGGCGACCACTGTTATGTGGGAGTACCGTTTGTTCTGAAAT CTGAGAGCAGACCGCCTGGGCTGTCAATGCAGGAGGATATGTGGGATGTGGATGTAGATTTGTATCAAATGCTCCGTCGGCGATGGAAAGCGCTGAAGGAGAGTTCAGGACACATGGCGGAGGCGGTGTTTGAGGCCAACGCTGACCTCCAGAAGAACATTGAGACCAGAGTGTCAGCTCAGCTGAAGTGGCCTTCTATCATGAACTCTTCCCAGCAGGTCCTGTTCCCTCTCACCAGCCTCACCAGCTCATCG GAGATAGAGGTTGTCTTGGAGAACCCAGCTGACGTTCCTGTCTATGTCCAAGTCCTGCCGTTAGCCCTCTATCCCAACCTCCGGCCGTCACCCACAAACTGGCACACAAT GTTTTCCCTGGAGCGGCTCCCACACTTCAACCCCGACACAATGGAGTTCCAGGTACACAGAAACCAC ACGCCCGTGGCCAGAGGCAGCGCAGGCTTTGCCGAG TCGACGACACAACCCTACGTTTACAACCTAATGCTGCAGCCAGAGGAAGTGAGGTCGCTACGTGTGAAATTCTCCCCCGTCAGCAACCACACTGTTTCCTCTCTGCTTATGCTCAG gaACAACCTAACGGTGATGGAGTTCCTGGTGGTGCAGGGTCAGGGCAGCTATGAAAGGCTGAAGGTAGGGGGCAAGGCCCCGGGACCAGGGGGGTTCCTCAGGTTCAAGATGACTGAGTCTCTACTGAAGGACTGCACAGACA AAATGAAGTCGAAGGAGCCGAACGTCACTCTGAGAAAATCCTTTAAGTTAGAGAACACTGGACAGctggaaattaacattcaatccaCTGAAATAAACGGACGTCTCTGTGAGGGATTCGGCTTTAAAGTCCTTAATTGCCAAGAGTTTTCACTAAAACCCAATGCTTCGAAAGAAATTGTCATATT gTTCACGCCGGACTTCACAGCCTCCAGGGTGATCCGGGAGTTAAAGTTCATCACCACCGGAGGCTCTTACTTTGTGTTCTCCCTCAACGCCTCTCTGCCCTACCACATGCTGGCCGCCTGTGCTGCTGTCCTCCCCAGACCCAACTGGGAGCTGGAGCTCTATGTCATCATCTCTGTCATCATGAG CAGCCTACTGGAGGCCCTGGGGATCTGGGAGCCATTCAAGAGACGCATGTGTTTCGAA TCCAGCACCTCCATGGAGACAGGGAGGCCCTTTGACCTCAGGGAAATAGTACGACTTCAAAGCGATGCACA TATGAATGGGTACGGTGGAGAAGCCAACCACAACTCCCTGCGAGGGATGCCAGGCTCTGCCTCCAGGGCTGCTAGCAGGAACACCAGAGGAGGCCACAACCGAGGCCCCACACAAACCCCCGATCCCCCCCTCCCAGCCAGG TCCAAAGTCTCCGACAGCACCCCTCCTCTGGTCAACAGGCCAGCCGCAAGGCCCGGAGCGCCCAAGCAGCCACAGCCAGCTCCAGAGAACCAGCAGCACCCCTCACAGGCTGGTCCTTCAGCCCCAGGAAGAAATCCCCTAGATGGGCCACGCCGGCACAGCTCGGAGGACTCGGACTATGTGAGCCTGGTGGAGACCATGGATAAAGACCTGGACAGACCAGAGTCTGCTGAGGAGGGGGGAATCAGGATGCAGTTCATGGCAAAG ACCccgaagaagaaggaagagagggagaagaggaacaaGGGAAGAGCTCAGGGAGGAGAGGAACTGAGGGAGGACAACGATGACAgctcctccaccaccacagagAACTCCAACCCAGACATAATGGAGGACAACAAAGGGAAGAAGAAATATGATACACCTGAAGCTCACTCAAAGTCCAAGAACAAGAAGCCAGCAGCCATTACAAAGGAGAAGAGCCAAATGGATGCAAAGTCTAG CTCACTGGAGCTTCCATACGTTACCCCACTGGAAAACAAGCGCAAGAGCTTCAATTCCAAGAACGTGGTGGTGCAGCAGGCCCTGGCCAGCAGCTCAACAACAACTACCATAACAAGACCCATACCTCCTAAACCAAGAG TGCCTCGTGTGAAGCTGGAAGACTTCCGCCCCTCTCTCCTGGCTAAGTTCCTGTTCAACGAACCGGTGGTGCAGGAGCTTGGGAACAGCAGCGGCTCAGAGGGGGAGAAGGACATCTCTCCTCCCCCGGAGTGGGACTGTGTACCMCTCCACATAGCACACAATG CTGTGGACAGTCTCCAGCAGATCTCCCTGCAGACCATGAACGCTGATCCCTTCCTGAAGAGACCCATTGAAACCCCTCCCTCATCTGATCCCTTCCTGAAGAGACCCATTGAAACCCCTCCCTCATCTGATCCCCTCCCTGAAGAGACCCATCggaacccctccccctccctcatc CGAGGTGGGTCTGATGTCACTGCATCAGGCATAAAGAACAAGCTGACCAAGTCGGTCTCCGTACCTGGTCAGAACGGGAACCCCACCTTCGCTGCTGTGGCGGCTGGATTCGACAAAAGCCCAG GGTGCAGTGCAGCAAAGGCGGCTGTggggagcagagacagagatgtCCTCCAACACCTCTCCTCTGTAGAGAGTGATGGATCAGACAGCTCGGGGTTGTGGAGCCCTGTAGGGAACGGCAGGAGACCCAGCCTCAACTCTGTCAACTCCTTCTCAGCCTTCGGACCCAGRAACACCTTCAACCTGTCTGGAG TGTTCAGTGGGATGACCTCGGGGAGGAGTGCTATGGAGCCCCAGCAGAGTTGGCCTGAGTTA CATACCACCCCGTCCGTCTGGCCAAACGAGTCCCTGCAGCCTCTACAGCCCTGGCCCATCCAGCCCAGCTCCAGCTCCCCTGCTACCCCCACCACG tCCATCCTGGGCAGCAGTAGCATGTGGGGCTCCAGCCCTCCATTCAGCCCCTCCATCTGGTCCACCAGCCCCCCCTCTGACTCCCCCCTACACTCCTTCTCTGCTTCCTCTGCCTCCCCCCTGACCGATCTGATGGGTAGCACTGACAGTGGAACCCAGCTCCCGGCCCCAACAAAGCCCTCCCCCACGCAGCTGAGCCCCTCCTACAACCCCTGGAGCATGTGGAGGCCCACCTTCAGTAGACGAAGCTCGGAGCCCTGGCCCAACCAATCGGACAGCAGCACCGGCTGA